A genome region from Hevea brasiliensis isolate MT/VB/25A 57/8 chromosome 9, ASM3005281v1, whole genome shotgun sequence includes the following:
- the LOC110656023 gene encoding histone acetyltransferase HAC12 isoform X4, whose amino-acid sequence MLANGYVPGQVFGQTPSYPFSKFVNQSQLGANALNQYPTNDLNSLSDWRKDPRISFFRDLVREKIAESCKLELQEQGSNIVNVLENKLFMEAVSEEEYMNLDVLRERLQNFYQKDMVDLNCSQQVSSYSGPTCEVLPALGLTHSCNSDAAYPPFNHFNNDITDYNPMMAGNNDQFSFLKGFLDSGNKLGLASLYCDSHMRKISNELLPSHDRSSVITSFSDRGSTITRNSNSDKVSEIGAYEGGPFFSKGVADDLSLPAMAFSSTLRESSEFPNSILQMSELVPQLISEDTIFPSMDFSIMNSTLGDVVQPKSHIQEQKQQRPYSSYEQFSNPLEMAGEIVPIHSHFPSEQIHGVHIALESSSLLSSSNGIAGPANPSNHLHFSVEHKSLHAYSSCKSPAIPADQFNTSKRHQSFQNMYNGLMMDSSTTGTGGSGSCASENMLPPTKRFKPSSDSSENLLTPSKDLKIEKSSCLLSYENRIASILAPLMVQPPFPKGLPPLLQLPESPVSINSEVLDGNIEFSKPMQNPSSVDQVRNSAGYNLLRMNAENLHTPSEEQIVDGPRTQEIDCSSFGEIADAVKDKPNEVYFNKSPALSEELGATSREEVIQVMSNFDHAKPDLETKKEEEMEPENLKTRGVSLIEFFSADEIKDHISSLQQWIGQRMSKGGKEKQVMHCANENTCQLCAADKLLLAPVPIYCSCCGSRIKCNVNYYSTSEENGMRHCFCTSCYRDSRGGSITFFGISILKAKLVKKKNDDEIEESWVQCDKCKHWQHQICALFNDIRDMEGKSEYVCPKCCLEEIEQGEHLPLPRAAVFSAKDLPTTLLSDYIEQRLFRRLQQEKEESAKALGRSLDEVPGADDLVVRVVLSVDKQLKVKQQFLEIFHDGNYPDEFPYRSKVILLFQKIEGVDVCLFGMPDTKTAAGEALRTVVYHEILIGYLEYCKKRGFIACYLWACPPLKEEDYILYCHPEIQKTPKSDKLRQWYHSMLRKAAKENIVVDFTNLYDHFFVPTGHFYCKVTAARLPYFDGDYWSGAAENVIKNIEQQNGEHSGRKVKKVMTKRTLKALGHTNPSGGVTKDIILMQKLGQTIFPFKEDFIIVHLRFVCSYCHEVIFYGWRWCCNQCKNFQLCERCHDMEQGLNGGETHAIGSKEKHLLSKVMVDDIPSDTKDEDAILDNWLFENRHTFLGFCHKNHYQFDTLRRAKHSSMMILHHLHNPTIPTTGETCSICQQDTDTTDSNVCATCYNEKFGSLHIRRSTYHYYAANCENESISAQRKMHKLKELLDVLQHASQCEATNCDPCSYPNCLQIKRLFCHASKCPIRISRGCVPCKKVWFILKLHAGNCGQTDCCIPRCRDLKARS is encoded by the exons ATGCTTGCAAATGGATACGTGCCAGGGCAGGTCTTTGGCCAGACACCAAGCTATCCTTTCTCAAAATTTGTCAATCAATCTCAGTTGGGAGCAAATGCTCTAAATCAGTACCCAACAAATGACCTGAATAGCCTGAGTGACTGGCGCAAAGATCCCAGAATCAGTTTCTTTCGTGATTTAGTTAGAGAGAAAAT TGCTGAAAGTTGTAAATTGGAATTGCAAGAGCAAGGATCTAATATTGTAAATGTCTTAGAAAACAAACTATTTATGGAAGCTGTTTCAGAG GAGGAGTATATGAATCTGGATGTACTGAGAGAGCGGTTGCAAAATTTTTATCAAAAGGACATGGTTGACCTAAACTGTAGTCAACAAGTGTCCAGCTACAGTGGTCCCACCTGTGAAGTGTTGCCAGCCCTGGGTTTGACTCATAGTTGCAATTCAGATGCAGCATACCCTCCTTTTAATCACTTCAACAATGATATTACTGACTATAACCCAATGATGGCTGGAAACAATGATCAATTTAGCTTCCTAAAAG GATTTCTTGATAGTGGAAACAAGCTAGGACTTGCAAGTTTGTACTGTGATTCACACATGAGGAAGATTTCTAATGAGTTGCTTCCTTCACATGATAGAAGTTCTGTCATTACATCATTTTCGGATAGGGGTTCCACCATTACAAGAAATTCCAACAGTGATAAAGTTTCAGAAATTGGAGCTTATGAAGGTGGACCATTCTTTTCCAAGG GTGTTGCAGATGACCTGAGCCTTCCTGCAATGGCATTTTCATCTACACTCAGAGAAAGCTCAGAGTTCCCCAATTCAATTTTGCAGATGTCAGAACTTGTTCCCCAATTGATTTCTGAAGACACTATTTTTCCTAGCATGGATTTTTCCATAATGAATTCAACTCTTGGTGATGTAGTGCAACCTAAATCACATATTCAAGAGCAGAAGCAGCAGAGGCCTTATTCATCATATGAGCAATTCAGTAACCCATTGGAGATGGCTGGAGAAATAGTTCCTATTCATTCTCATTTCCCCTCAGAACAGATACATGGAGTTCATATTGCTTTAGAAAGTTCTTCACTTCTTTCCAGTTCAAACGGAATTGCTGGACCAGCAAATCCTAGCAACCATTTGCATTTTTCTGTTGAACACAAGAGTTTACATGCTTATAGTAGCTGCAAGAGTCCTGCAATTCCAGCAG ATCAATTTAATACCAGTAAACGTCACCAAAGTTTTCAAAATATGTACAATGGTCTTATGATGGATTCAAGCACTACTGGAACCGGTGGGTCTGGCTCTTGTGCTTCAGAAAACATGCTGCCACCTACAAAACGTTTCAAGCCCAGCTCTGACAGTTCAGAAAACTTGCTGACTCCTTCAAAGGATCTGAAGATTGAAAAGTCCAGTTGTCTGTTGTCATATGAAAACAGAATTGCTTCTATATTGGCTCCATTGATGGTACAACCCCCTTTTCCTAAAGGACTTCCACCCTTGCTGCAATTGCCAGAATCTCCTGTATCTATTAATTCTGAGGTTTTGGATGGAAACATTGAATTTTCAAAGCCCATGCAAAATCCTTCAAGTGTAGATCAGGTTAGGAACAGTGCTGGGTATAATCTTTTGAGAATGAATGCTGAAAACTTGCATACTCCTTCTGAAGAACAAATTGTTGATGGTCCTAGGACACAGGAGATAGACTGTAGTAGTTTTGGTGAGATTGCAGATGCTGTAAAAGATAAGCCTAATGAGGTATATTTTAATAAATCACCTGCACTTTCTGAAGAGCTGGGTGCCACTTCTAGAGAGGAGGTGATACAAGTCATGTCTAATTTTGACCATGCCAAGCCTGATTTAGaaacaaaaaaggaagaagaaatggagcCAGAGAATCTAAAAACACGAGGTGTGTCTTTGATTGAATTTTTCTCAGCTGATGAAATAAAGGACCATATTTCAAGTCTTCAGCAGTGGATTGGTCAG AGAATGTCAAAGGGAGGAAAGGAAAAGCAAGTAATGCACTGTGCCAATGAGAATACATGCCAGTTGTGTGCAGCAGATAAGCTGTTACTAGCCCCAGTTCCAATATATTGCTCTTGTTGTGGTTCTCGAATCAAGTGCAATGTGAATTATTACAGTACCTCAGAGGAAAATGGTATGCGGCATTGTTTTTGTACCTCATGTTATAGGGATTCTCGAGGTGGGAGTATCACTTTCTTTGGAATTAGTATTCTGAAGGCAAAGCTGGTTAAGAAGAAGAATGATGATGAAATTGAAGAATCA TGGGTCCAGTGTGACAAATGTAAACATTGGCAACACCAGATATGTGCTCTCTTTAATGACATAAGAGATATGGAAGGGAAATCTGAGTACGTGTGTCCCAAATGCTGCTTAGAAGAGATTGAACAGGGGGAACATTTGCCTTTACCAAGGGCTGCTGTTTTTAGTGCAAAAGATTTGCCTACTACATTGCTTAGTGACTACATAGAGCAAAGACTCTTTAGGCGTCTTCAGCAGGAGAAAGAAGAGAGCGCAAAGGCTCTTGGAAGGAGCCTTGATGAG GTTCCTGGAGCAGATGATCTTGTTGTAAGAGTGGTGTTGTCTGTTGACAAACAGTTGAAAGTGAAGCAGCAGTTTCTAGAAATTTTTCATGATGGGAATTACCCTGATGAATTTCCATACAGATCAAAG GTGATTCTTTTGTTTCAGAAGATTGAAGGAGTAGATGTATGCCTTTTTGGCAT GCCTGATACAAAGACTGCAGCTGGAGAAGCTCTTCGTACAGTTGTTTACCATGAAATATTG ATAGGATATCTTGAATACTGTAAGAAACGAGGTTTTATCGCTTGCTATTTATGGGCCTGCCCTCCTTTAAAGGAAGAAGATTATATCTTATATTGCCATCCAGAAATTCAGAAGACTCCAAAGTCTGACAAGTTGCGGCAATG GTATCATTCAATGCTAAGAAAAGCAGCCAAAGAAAATATTGTGGTTGATTTCACTAATTTATATGATCACTTCTTTGTTCCTACTGGGCATTTTTATTGCAAAGTAACGGCAGCTCGTTTGCCATATTTTGATGGTGATTATTGGTCTGGTGCTGCTGAGAATGTCATCAAGAATATTGAGCAACAAAATGGAGAACATTCAGGGAGGAAGGTGAAGAAAGTAATGACAAAGAGAACTTTAAAAGCCTTGGGGCATACAAATCCTTCTGGTGGTGTTACTAAAGATATTATACTGATGCAAAAA CTAGGACAAACCATCTTTCCTTTTAAGGAGGACTTCATTATTGTCCATTTGCGATTTGTTTGCTCATACTGCCATGAAGTGATATTTTATGGATGGCGTTGGTGTTGCAATCAGTGCAAAAATTTTCAGCTTTGTGAAAG ATGCCATGATATGGAGCAAGGCCTTAATGGTGGGGAAACACACGCTATAGGTAGCAAAGAAAAGCATTTACTTTCTAAG GTTATGGTTGATGATATTCCATCTGATACCAAGGATGAAGATGCTATTTTGGATAATTGGTTATTTGAAAATAGGCATACCTTCTTGGGTTTCTGTCACAAGAATCATTATCAGTTTGACACACTTCGCCGAGCCAAGCATTCCTCAATGATGATCCTACATCATCTTCATAATCCAACAATTCCCACTACTGGGGAAACCTGCAGCATTTGCCAGCAGGATACTGATACCACAGATAGTAATGTTTGTGCCACCTGCTATAATGAGAAATTTGGTTCTTTGCATATTCGCAGGTCAACTTATCACTATTATGCAGCTAATTGTGAAAATGAGAGTATATCTGCACAGCGGAAAATGCACAAG CTAAAGGAACTGCTAGATGTTCTACAACATGCCTCTCAATGTGAAGCAACCAATTGTGACCCCTGCTCTTACCCTAACTGCCTTCAAATCAAAAGGTTATTCTGTCATGCATCTAAGTGCCCCATTCGGATCTCCAGAGGTTGTGTGCCTTGTAAAAAGGTGTGGTTCATACTGAAGCTGCATGCAGGAAATTGTGGACAGACAGATTGCTGCATACCACGCTGCAG GGATTTGAAGGCCCGAAGCTAA